The DNA region GGAATCTCATAATACCATCCTCATCCATCCTAAAGTCCACCTTTTTACCTTGTTTGATTAACACCAACCGATCAATGAATCCCAAGTCAACTTTCTAGACCTCTCCGATTTCTTCAAGAATGCCACTAGTCagcttcagcatacccaacttcACATTGTTAAGAGTCATTTCGCACACCAAATTAAGGTCTATGAACTGCTCAATCAAATCTAATTCTTGAACAATAAGCATCGACATATGTAACAACTTCCTACTCAAAGCATTTGCTACCACGGTGGCTTTACCAGGATGGTAactcaaaccaaaatcataatccttcaaaaactCGACCCAcctcctctgcctcatattcaactccTTCTGATCAAACAGgtatttcaaactcttatgatcGCCGGACACTTCAAATCTAGAGCTAAACATATAATGTCTCTAAACTTTTAACACAAACACCACAATTGCCAACTTTAAATCATGGGTATGATAATTTCTttcatgaaccttcagttgtctcaAAGCATAAGCTACAAATTGATCATTATGCATAAGCACACCACATAAGTCCATCTTCGACGCATCATAATAAACCATAAATAATTCACCAGGACTCGGCAAAATCTAAACTGGCGGTGACATCACTTCCTCTTGAGTTCTTGAAAACTCTCCTCACATTGAACATCCCACACATATGCTTGCCCTtttcgagtcaactgagtcaAAGGCAAAATTAACTTCGAAAAGCCTTCAATAAACCTTCtgtaataaccagccaaacccAGAAAACTTCTGATCTATGTAACAGACTTAAGAGTCTCCCACTACAACACGACATCAACCTTCGACGGATCAACTGATATACCACCACTATAAATCatatgaccaagaaaacttacttccTTTAACCATAACTCACACTTGGATAGCTTGGCATACAATTTCTTTTATTGCAAAGTCTGCAACATAACTCTCAGATGACCCACATGCTCTTCATCTGACTTGGATTGCACCAAAATATCATTGATGAACACAACCATAAACTGGTCCAAGTAAGGATGGAAGATCatattcatatactccatgaacaCATGTGAcgcattagacacaccgaacgaCATCACTGAATACTCATAGTGATCATACCGAGTTCTAAACACAATATTTGGAATATCTTCTGACTTTACTCGAATCTAATGATAACCCGATCACCAATCAACCTTATTGAACATGCAAGTACCAACCAACTGATCCACAAGGCCATCGATCATAGGAAAAAGATATTTGTTCTTGATAGTAACCTTATCCAGCTATGATAATCAACACATAACCTCatgctaccatctttcttcttaaccaataaaATCGACGCTCCCCACGACGATACACTAGGCCTGACAAACTTCATCTCCAACAGATCTTGTAACTGTTTCTTTAGCTCACTCAACTCTGACGCAGACATTCGATATGGTGTCATCGACACAAGACTAATACCAGGTACTAAGTTTATGGAGAACTCAACTTCTCGCTCCAACGACAAATcattaatataattaattaatcaatttatataattaattagaaataaaaataattgattaaatttatttacatAAATACCACcaaacatatttttttattttgaatgACATGACAAAATTATATGACATAATTTCACACGGTCATTAGCATGTCAGGTCCACGTTAGAAATTAAAGTGACAACTAAATAAACCTGAACGGAAATCACAAAAAATTCAAGAAAGAAGAAGTTCGGTAAAAaaaactaatttattttaaaaagaactaaaatttataaaaaaattaaaataaaagagTAAAAAATGCATTTAAACTTTAATTTTTTAAACCTTTTTCTTTATAATGTATTATCAAATACTTGTAGTAATCCActatttatagatttttaaaTACTAGTACAAAAAATAGTAGTATACATTAAATGGACATGACAGTTTCAAGAAAGTGGTCACTAGTCAGTGTTAGGTGATTGTAACTCCATGTAGTTGCAATTACTGTGCGCTGGCTGTTGGAATTTGGAAGATTGTTAAATGCTCCCTCTCACCATGGAACAAACATTGTTCCTATCCTCACACACACGTGTAATAGTACTACAACTGTTTTCCATTTCTTTCATCATCCCCAAAATATTCCTTATACAATCTCATCAAATCACAAAATATCATTTTATAAATTTCCcatatatatttatatatttctataaaaatatttaaatatttcttttttttctttttcatccATTCAACATTTCATTTATTGTCATATTAATTTTGTTTGCTCACCAATCAATAATGACAGTATTATCTTATCAATTCAGATGATGATATATATATTTTAGAGATAGAAATATTTTTCTTAATAATGTagtataatatattttttaaattattaattttGGTAATTATAATGTGaaatgtttttttttcaaaaataagcTTATTATAGTAATTAGTTTAATTTGTTTTGACTAAAGGGATTAGTGTAGATAAATAAATATAATTCAATTAATGTATTATAACTATATTAATTAATATATTACTAGATATAAATGATTttattatattaaaataaaatactatTTTAAATATTTTGAATTAATAAATAATGTTACTATATAAAATTAAAGTTTTTAATTATTCCAAATGAAAGTTACTACTAGTAATAAGTTCAAAAACCTAAATCCTCACCTTCCCCAATCTCCACCAACATTTCACCAAGCAACACACACATTCACCCTTTCACTCACCATTTCTCAAAACCTCATTCTCCAACAACAACCTTACATCATCACACCACTATTCTCTAAACTCTATTGTTTGTTGTGTTTCGTGTTTGTTCTTCTTTTGTCTGCATTTGTCACTCTTTTGTTCATCCACTTTTCCTCtaatacaattttttttataatataaaattaaaatattttaataaaagTAGTAGATAAAAGTTAGTAGTTACGtatacatatatacatatatacatacATAGACACTGGACCATTAAGTCATTAACAAAAGCACTTTTCTTTTTCTCTTAAATTTcggtttttgtttttgtttgaaTTGTTATTTCAATTGGGTTTGTTGATAATTCATAAGGGTCATATAAAAATGGTTTCTTTTTAGTTCTCAAAAACTCAAATTCTCATCATGGATCTTGAGTCTGTGATCCACAAGAACCCAATTAAGGTAAGGGTGGAACATAACATGTTTGTGTTTATGTCTGTGTCATGTTGGAATTTCAGAAATATAAAATATCTTCAAAAATCTTTGCTTTTATTAGTAATTATGTGACTTTTTGTTTTCTGTCTTTGTAGGAGGAATCATGGAAGCATGTGTTGGTTTTGGCTTATCAAAGTTTAGGAGTTGTGTATGGAGATTTAAGCACTTCTCCACTTTATGTTTACAAAAGTGCTTTTGCTGAGGATATTGAACATTCGGACACAAATGAAGAAATCTTTGGTGTATTGTCTTTTGTGTTTTGGACACTGACACTGATTCCACTTTTCAAGTATGTGTTCATTGTTTTGAGGGCGGATGATAATGGTGAAGGAGGGACTTTTGCTCTGTACTCTTTGCTATGTAGACATGCTCGTGTGAGTTTGATGCCTAATACACAGCTTGCAGATGAGGATTTAACACAGTACACAATGGATGAAACTGCTGCAATCAATAAGAGAAATGTTGGGTCTGGTTTGAAATCTTTGTTGGAGAAACATAGGGTGCTTCAGAGGGTTCTTCTTGTTCTTGCGTTGATTGGGACATGCATGGTTATTGGTGATGGTGTTCTCACACCAGCGATTTCTGGTATTTGTGATTTCTGATACAGTAATAATACTCTGTGCATGTTTAGATTAGCGGTGAAATTGCCAGAATTACAGCGAGCCACCGCGATTTTGCAAAACTCGGCCATTCAAACATATGCTTCATGCATGTTTGGAATCACATTGAATTTGATGAAATCACGGTGGTGCCTTGATTTTGTTAGCTTCAAAGTGTAGTTTTTCTGTGATTTCATTGCAAATAGTGAAAATATTTGATCTTGGTGGTGACTCAGTTTTGTGTCTTTTGCCATTTTTGCAGTTTTTTCTGCTATTTCAGGTTTAGAGCTTTCCATGTCTAAAGAGCAGCACAAATGTAAGTTCCtttttgaagaaaaaaaactaGTTTTGTTTTCAATTTTTTCTACAAACTTTTAGTCAATATTTTAAAAACCGAATCAGAGAGTGAACCGTCGAGCCCTATGAGTTTGGTTCAACTGCATTAATTTGCTCAGACCAAGACAAAACCGCGATCCATCGCCAAAATAACGGAACCACAGTAAAGACTAGTTCATAGTTCAACCGGTTCAACGATTTGGTTTTGGTTTTAAAACACAGATTGTAATGCAATAGTGATAATAATCTAGCTTCTATTTTAAGAAGATTATGCTTTTATTGGGTATTTGCTGCTAAAAAAAGGCCTTTTGGATAATTTGAGTAAACTGAAAAAAGCTGTCCAATTTTTTAATATATACAACTTGGAGTTCTTTATTTAAtcatcaattttttttttaaattttgtatGATGCTACATGTAGCTTACAATTGCAGATTAAACTAATTGATTTGTTTCACAGAATCCAACTTTGATGATGAGTATATATCAAATGTTTGGTATCATGAACAATTCTTGGGAATATGTTCTTACAATAATTTACAAGTTTAGAATAATCCTCATTGTTTGTATATCTTACAATAATGTGACATTGCATTTGTCTTAGTCAATGGCATATATGCTGTCAAGATAATTTAAAGATAATAATAACATTAAAAAAGTTTGGTTTGGTATCAAAATTGATTTGTTTAATGCATGAATGAAATCTTATTTTTAACCATTTTCTTTTCATGTTACCTATTATTGCATGCTGTTTAAGTTAGTGGAAGAAAATGTAGAACCAATTTCAAAAGTCACTTTTGTGCTAAAACATGTAATCGATCTTAAACTGATTAGAATATTAAAACCATGTGGCTAAGATGTAAAGTTTAGTAATCAGAAGTTCAAGTATTAAAACAAAAGTTAATTCCTTTATAAAGTTAACCTTTCATTAGATTATAAGTTTGTATAATATAAAGTACTGTGATTTGGATGGGATTTCATTCGATAATTCGACGTGGATCAACCTGGAAAAGTGATTGATTATTTGATTGGCTACAAAATTAGGTATTAGCACTATTAGACTAGTTAAGTACAGTGTGTGTAATCCCACTTTGATTTATAAATAATGATTATCTGTGGCCTAATTCTGTCAACTTCAAAAAATTGTAGTTGTTCAAATACTATAGCATGAAGTCACCCCAATTACACTTTTATATATTGACctaactttttctttttgttttttgaTAGTTTGAAATCTGTAAGATTATTCTGTTGTTTTATAGAAAAGTCATTTGAATCACTGTTAATAACAACTTTgaaattatttgattttttatatttttgtaAAAATAGTATATACATAAGCACTTATACGAAAAGTGCTTAAGCTATAACTATAAGTGCTTAATTAAGTTGTACATTTGCTTTTGTTTCCACTTGTTAACAGCGATGTAATTTGGTTATGCAGATGTGGAGGTTCCAGTTGCTTGTATAATACTGTTGTTTTTATTTGCGCTTCAACATTACGGCACTCACCGGATTGGATCTCTTTTCGCGCCTGTTGTGTTGACCTGGCTGATATGCATCAGTTCTATTGGTATTTATAATATTATCCACTGGAATCCGCATGTTTACCAAGCTCTCTCCCCATACTACATGTTCAAATTTCTGAAAAAGACTCAATCGGGAGGTTGGATGTCATTGGGAGGGATTCTATTGTGTATAACAGGTATGGGGTATATGATATGCGCTTACTCTATGAGCGCTTAATTATGTTGTTTATCCATATTGGGCCTATGTTAAGGAAAATGTGTTCCTGTATGCTTGATCTTTATCTGATACTGTTGGCTCGACGTTGCAGGCTCAGAAGCTATGTTTGCTGATTTAGGACACTTTTCGCAATTGTCTATCCAGGTACACACATAAGTGATGAAGCCTTTTATTTGGCACTTCGAATTCTTAATTATGAGCAAATGTTGGATGGAAAGTGATGAATTGTCTAAGTCTATGCTTGATTTGGCGGTGAGATTGGTGAAATTATGGTGACACTGATTATGTCGAAAATCTTGGTCGTCAAGTGTGATTCTGCCAAAACCATCGTTAAGCCAAACACTAAATCATTTGTCAAAGCAACTGTGTATGTACACAATGTGTGCATTTGGTGCATTCATTACTGAAGAGATATGTATAAGCACCATTATGTCAATGATCTTGTAAAGTATCATTTTTTCATTAGCTAAATTAATTCATATGAAGAACTATCAATAGGCCTTTTACATTCTTTGACCTTCAAAATAAAATCGTACTCAACTATTTGCAGAAATGGAAAATAATCAACTGTTTTAACAAGAAGTCATTTACCTGCAGATTGCTTTCACTTTCTTGGTATACCCTTCTTTGATCTTAGCCTATATGGGACAAGCCGCGTATCTTTCCAAGCATCATACCCTTGAAACTGACTATAGAATTGGGTTTTATGTATCTGTACCAGGTAGATTCTTTGCGATATTCTCTACATGCATATGTTCAAAGAATGGTTAGTGTTTATCTAGATATATATATCTTGACTTTTCTTTTTCTCGTTTTTTTAGTAAAACTTAGATGGCCTGTTCTTGCCATAGCCATACTTCAAGCTGTGGTTGgaagccaagctattatcaccGGAACTTTCTCGATAATCAAACAGTGTTCCTCTTTAGGATGCTTCCCAAAAGTCAAAATAGTTCATACATCATCCAAAACGCATGGTCAGATTTACATTCCTGAGATCAACTGGAGTTTGATGCTTCTTTGCCTGGCTGTTACAATTGCTTTTCGAGATACCAAACGCCTCGGAAATGCAGCAGGTAACTGCATCATTATGGAATAGTTTAATGTGTTGTTCATCAATCCAATTGCATCTTACAACTTTGATTACATTGATGTGCAATATTGTTCTATGTTTTCGCCTTTGAGGTGAGCAATCATCTTAACTATCAGTTTCGTGTTCGGTGTCCATGTCTGTGTCGACGCTTCATAGATCTTAAGCATATGTTTGGTTAATAATCATGATTATTTGTTTTCTTTCGATAAACAGGTTTGGCGGTGATAACCGTCATGCTGGTGACCACATGCTTAATGTCTCTGGTTATAGTCTTGTGTTGGCACAAAAGTGCTTGGGTAGCTATTTGCTTTTTAGTGTTCTTTGGTTCCATTGAAGCTCTCTATTTCTCTGCCTCACTCATCAAGTTCCTTGAAGGTGCATGGGTCCCCATTGCGCTTTCACTCATCTTTCTTATTATCATGTATGTATGGCACTATGGCACAGTTATGAAATATGAGTTTGATGTTCAAAATAAGGTCCCTATCAATTGGCTCCTTGGTTTAGGCCCGACTCTAGGAATCGTAAGGGTTAAAGGAATTGGCCTAATACACACCGAGCTTGTAGCCGGGATCCCGTCTGTCTTCTCTCATTTTGTTACCAATCTTCCTGCTTTCCACCAAGTTGTAATCTTTCTATGCATCAAATCCGTCCCGGTACCGCACGTTGCACCTCGAGAGAGATTCTTAGTTGGTAGAATTGGACCAAAGGAGTATAGGCTTTATAGGTGCATAGCACGGTATGGCTACCGCGACGTTCATAAAGATGATATGGAGTTTGAAAATGATCTTATTTGCAGCATAGCAGAATTTATCCGATCCGATATTTCTGAATACAGCTCAGGCTTAGGAAGTTTCGAAGACGATACAAAGATGACCGTTGTTGGGACCTCATCGTCAAACTCAGAAGGCGTGAAGATTTCGGACGACAATCAAGATAATAATTCTCAAATAGAAGGAACTTCGTCGGAGTTGAAGGAAGTGAAGCCGCCGAAAAAAGTGAAGAAGAGAGTGAGATTCGTTGTGCCGGATAGTCCGCGGATGGATATGGATACAAGGGCAGAATTGGTTGAACTTATGGAAGCAAAGGAAGCAGGAATGGCATTCATAATGAGTCATTCATATGTGAGAGCAAAAAGAGGATCAAGTTGGATAAAGAAAGTAGTTATAAATTATGGTTATGATTTCTTAAGGAGAAACTCTAGAGGACCAACTTATGCTTTAAGTTTACCTCATGCATCTACCTTAGAGGTAGGAATGATCTATCATGTATGAGTTTAGTTAGTAGCTAGTTTTGTATCTAGTGATCCTTATACAAGATAAATGGTGGCATTTTGTATAGTGACACTCTAAGTCCAAGTTTCCTATGAGTAAAATTGCTACCAAGTTTTTGTTTCAATTTGTATTTTCTTGGTGTACATAAATAAGGTATTTGTAGGGACTAATGAATGTAGATCAAGTTTGTGAGTATTTTGAcagaaaaagaaattgattgaGACAACAAATAAATGGAAGGTGTAAACGTTTATTGGATATTGAGGAGTTTATTATAGGAAAAATTGAGGGGTGCAGAGGGTTTTGGGGGTTTATTATTGTTTGTAcatttatttaaaaatattagACTCTAAAACAGAAGTAAGGAAGGAAATTATaacattaattttttttaattatatgTTAAGATCTAATCAACTTTATTAGTTGTATGTGTGAGTGGGATTTACGAGCTTATACACCCAAATGGTTTTTAAGATTATTTGCAGTTGATTTTGTAATCAATATTTATAACTGTAAAATTAGAGTTTTGGATTTAAGGATTTAACCAATTGAGTATCTTTTAAGTTAATTATAATTAGAGAATTTAGATTTGACATGTTTCACGAATTAGTATCTTTTAAGGTAATTAGGGAATTTAGATTTGACACTATCATTACTAGTAGACGGAGACCACTATTTTGAATATTGTTGAACGATCAGTCACTCCTATCACAACCACTATTTTAAATATATGGAAAAATTACACTAGCCTCTTTTGAAATTTATTAAAATAACCTTGAAGTCCTATCTAATTTTAAAATATCCATTTACTTTTCTGAAATTTATTAAAATGATAAAGACACTTCTTATAATTTATAGTGACATTAAAAAACCGTAAATATTACACTTTTTTTTGGTCTGTTATAAAAAATTCTCTATATAAAGAGGTTACCATATCGCTAATTATCACATCTATCACAACCTACCACTATTACTATATCCATCATTAATAGTCAAGCTACACACCTTAAACTACCTCTATAATCCCTCATCTTCTAATGTGTCTGTCCCGCCCCGCCCTATTTTTCCGCGAGTttttgcgggcacgtgtatttacataaatttttatatttttaggcttaaagagtgcagtgcccgcAGGCTGTCCCCGCCCCGCCTTCACTTTTTTGCGGGGTGGGCCTAAGTTTTAGGCCTACATCCTCAACTATGACTGTCCCATCCCGCCCCattttttcgcgggcttttgcggtGCGGGCCTAAACGAGACGGGCATACCTGTTTGCCACCCGTACTCCCAAGCCACCACTCTGACGATTGTCGATCATCAATTTGACTATTATTTACTATATGCTTGACCACATTGTCAATCATTGTCAACCATTAACTACCACTCTAGTTTTCACTATGATGACCATTAACCACCATTAACTTCTATTTATTACCATTAAAACttaatttgatttgatttgatttttatttttaatttttaaacaGAAAACCACTCCTAAACTATTGAATTAGGGTccgtttgttttggcttttttttaaaaatgatttttatagtgttatatattttagtgtaaaaaaaaattacaaagaaacttttcataaaagcttCGAATGCAAATtttgtttgaatagttatttttaaaatattattttagatattttattattttatcgaaactttttttggatatcaaaatttcaaaaaatcacttaattttgaagctatttcaaatagctttttttaaaaatcatttttgagatacaatttttttttaaattgtgattttgactatgttttgatcttcaataatgtatatttatgttatacaatgaacaattcaatcttttaatttataaaaaataaatttagaaaaacttgtaatattttaaaaaatatttttgtaaaatccatttttttaaagctaaaacaaactggcCCCTAGTACTTGTTTGTGATCCAACTAGATTTATTTTGATTGAGAAGTGGTCTAattaattgcattttcttttcTTGCATAAATATTTCTGACTAAAGCAAATAACAAGTGGCTGTTATAATTGTGAACAACACTTGTAAGGATAGGTCACTTAAAAAATCCTACCCCACAATTACTATAAGTAGTTTTTCAAAAGCATTAAGGACAAAATTGGGTTAACACAAATTATGGGGGTAAGAATTTCAATTGAGGGGTATGAAATAAAATTTTCAATGCAAATTGGGCTTATGAATTCCCAGAAGCTTAAGATCCAATAAGACGAAAACGAACATCTTCTCGCAACTCTCGCCTGAGGCATTCAATCTGAACACTCACAACCACCAATCGAACGAACCCTAGCTCGTTCCTCTTCATTTTCAACTCAGGTAAATCAATCAATGTTCCTTTTATCCTCTATTCGATTTGCTTCTTCCATCTTCCGATTTTTGTCTGATCCAATTTGCTTGTTTCTCATATCGTTTTCGTTTGAATGAGATTTGCTACATTTGTGTGAAATTTCGAAATCTGAATTTGTTTTAGAGTATGCGATTTAGCTAAGATTGTGGAATATGATGTTAGCAATGTTTGATTAGTTGTAAATTGTAATTGTAATCGTAATTGACTCTTCTGTATTGACAATTTTATCGATGAAATTATAATTGATTTATACTTCTATGTCCTATAAATGCTTTCAATTGATTCTTCTGTATTTACGTACTTTTGTTCAACTTGGATTCATTTCTTGAATCCAGCTTTGCAGCAGTAACTATGTATTTGGCTTCAAAGCTGAGTTTATATGGAATATCAACATGAATGTCAACCACATGCTTTCATTTTTTTGTTGATATATTAAGTTATGAATGACTTATTTATCACTTCTTTGTATATACTTGTTTTATGTATCTGTCTCTACTGTATTTTCACGGGTAGTGAATATTTGTTACAGTTTCTAGAGTGGTTTTGGGTTCTACATACTTTTGTAATAGTTTGTGGTGTAGTAGCTCTTTGAAAgattttgatgatttattgagAATGAAGTGATGTTTGGAATATGAGTATTTTGATATCAGTTTTTCTCCCACGTGTTTAATTTAGATATTCACATAACTAGACAACTTATTATGTACtttcaaacatcattttatatCCAAACAGGGTCTTATTATCAACCAATGGCGTCAACTGGAGCAGTGCCGTTCTGGAGGGCAGCGGGAATGACATACATAACTTACTCCAACATATGCGCGAACCTTGTCAGGAATTGCCTCAAGGAACCTCACAAGACCGAAGCTATCGCTCGTGAGAAAGTCCATTTCTCTCTTTCGAAATGGGTTGACGGCAAACCCGAAAAACCTAGTACGGTCCCTTTTCTCTCTTCTTTTTATCATACAAATCTAGTTGCTATCATGTTTCATTTCATACCCTAATTAAAATTTTCAGGGTTAATTTGCTACATTTAATGATTTTTCAAACAAAATGTTGAGTCTAGGAATGAATTGTCTCATTTATTTATCTAAGATATGGCACCACAAATTGTAGTCTATATATATGACTCC from Lathyrus oleraceus cultivar Zhongwan6 chromosome 1, CAAS_Psat_ZW6_1.0, whole genome shotgun sequence includes:
- the LOC127119888 gene encoding potassium transporter 8 gives rise to the protein MDLESVIHKNPIKEESWKHVLVLAYQSLGVVYGDLSTSPLYVYKSAFAEDIEHSDTNEEIFGVLSFVFWTLTLIPLFKYVFIVLRADDNGEGGTFALYSLLCRHARVSLMPNTQLADEDLTQYTMDETAAINKRNVGSGLKSLLEKHRVLQRVLLVLALIGTCMVIGDGVLTPAISVFSAISGLELSMSKEQHKYVEVPVACIILLFLFALQHYGTHRIGSLFAPVVLTWLICISSIGIYNIIHWNPHVYQALSPYYMFKFLKKTQSGGWMSLGGILLCITGSEAMFADLGHFSQLSIQIAFTFLVYPSLILAYMGQAAYLSKHHTLETDYRIGFYVSVPVKLRWPVLAIAILQAVVGSQAIITGTFSIIKQCSSLGCFPKVKIVHTSSKTHGQIYIPEINWSLMLLCLAVTIAFRDTKRLGNAAGLAVITVMLVTTCLMSLVIVLCWHKSAWVAICFLVFFGSIEALYFSASLIKFLEGAWVPIALSLIFLIIMYVWHYGTVMKYEFDVQNKVPINWLLGLGPTLGIVRVKGIGLIHTELVAGIPSVFSHFVTNLPAFHQVVIFLCIKSVPVPHVAPRERFLVGRIGPKEYRLYRCIARYGYRDVHKDDMEFENDLICSIAEFIRSDISEYSSGLGSFEDDTKMTVVGTSSSNSEGVKISDDNQDNNSQIEGTSSELKEVKPPKKVKKRVRFVVPDSPRMDMDTRAELVELMEAKEAGMAFIMSHSYVRAKRGSSWIKKVVINYGYDFLRRNSRGPTYALSLPHASTLEVGMIYHV
- the LOC127119895 gene encoding ATP synthase subunit epsilon, mitochondrial, whose product is MASTGAVPFWRAAGMTYITYSNICANLVRNCLKEPHKTEAIAREKVHFSLSKWVDGKPEKPTLRSDTPDL